In Mesorhizobium sp. M9A.F.Ca.ET.002.03.1.2, the DNA window CAAAACCGATGCCGATCAGGCAAAGGCACAAGGCCCGTCGTCGCAATCGGAGCGCCTGATCAAGCTTGCGGACGATATAGATGCGCGGGGAGATAGTGACACCGCGATTGCGCTCTACCAGCGCGCGGCGGCGATGCCGGATGCCAAGCCGACCGCCTTCGTCAAGGCGGGCGCGGCCTATATGCGAGCGGGCTATCCCGCCGAGGCCGCCAGAGCCTATCGGGCCGCGCTCGCAAAAGCTCCCAATGATGGGGGGGCAATGCTCGGGCTTGGCTCGGCGATGATAGAAACGGGTGATATCGATGCCGGCATGCGCGCGCTCGCCCAGGCAGCGCCGCTGGTCAATACCAGCAGCGCCTACAATCGGTTGGGCGTGGCGCAGACATTCGCGGGCCAGACGGGGGAGGCGCAGACCACTTTTGCTCAGGCGTTGAAACTCGCGCCGGGGGATCTCGACGTCGAGACCAACATGGCGCTGGCAGCAGCACTCGAAGGCAATTCCACCACAGCACTCCCGCTGGTCCAGAAGATTTCCGCCGCACCCAATGCGCAGTTGCATCACAAGCGCAATGTCGTGGTGGTCTACGGACTTCTTGGCCAGGCCGATCAGGTCAGGGCCTCGCCGCCGATCGGCCTTGCGACCAAGGAGGTGGATACCTTGCTTGCGCGTGCCAGAACCATCCGGTCGAAGGGTAGCACACAGGCCAGGGCGAAAGCGCTCGGCTCCATCCTCGGCTAGTGCATCGGACCGGAAAGCGCAAAGCGGATTTGGGTCGAGCCCGACGCGAAAACAACCGGATAAAGCAGTGCTACGCGGGCAGGGCCGCATTGGCTCACTCGACCGGGAGCGTTGTTTGCGGCGTCAGCGGCCCGCTATTGGCTCCACCCATGGGGGCCTCTTCGCCATTGAGATAGCGCCGAGCGGCATTTGCAGTCGGCGCGGCGGCCGCCGACCCCATGCGCCGGCCCTCGACGAGGTCACGCTGGCTTTCGGCCATGCGTTGAAGATTATAGGCGTTGGCGCAGCCGGACGGCAGGTGGGAGCCGACGCCGGAGACGATCGTCAGATTTGTCGCGGCGGCAGAGTTGTCGTCATCGGCCGGTTCGTTCAGACATGCATTGGGAGCAAGGACGGAACCGCCGACGCCCTTCTCGGAGCCACCGGTGTCGGTCGAAACGTAGCTGTAGCCGGGAGAATATTCCTGCGGCGGTTGCGGGCTGTTCACGCAGCCGGCCAGAAGCAGCACCGGAGGAACAGAGCACAAAACGATGCGAAATGTCATGTTCGGTTCCCCACTACTTGATGATCAGGCCCATCGCCGACGCGTCATTGGCGCGCTTCCGGCTGTGGCGCTTGGCTGCCGGACGATCGAGCGGTGTAGCGAGGCTGTCGCGTACCGGCTCGACCAGATATGGCGTGATCAGGATCACCAGTTCCGTCTCTTCGCGCTGGAAACGCTGGGACTGAAAAAGCGGGCCAAGCACCGGCACATCGCCGAGAACCGGAAACTTTTCCAGATTACGCGAGGTCCGCTGCTGGAAAAGACCGGCGATCGCAAAGGTCTGGCCGCTCGCCACTTCGACCGTAGTGTCAGCCTTGCGCACGATGAAACTCGGCATGGCGAAACCGTTGGCGCTCACCGAGCCTGCTTCCGACAAGGAACTGACTTCCGGCTGGACATGGAGCGCAATGCGATTGCGGCCGATCAGCGTAGGAGTGAACCCGAGGGAAACGCCGAAGGGCTTGTATTGAACGGTAACGACGTCAGTTCCTTGCGGTATCGGAACCGGAATTTCGCCGCCGGCAAGAAAGCTTGCGGTCTGACCGGTCATCGCTGTCAGGTTCGGTTCGGCCAGTATCTTGACGACGCCGTTGCGTTGCAGCGCTTCAATGAGAATGTCGAAGTTGATGCCGTGCGTCTGATCCATGTTCAAACCGAAATTCCCGGTGTCGGAGGGCACGCCGTTGTCCTGGAACATGTTGAATTCGAAGCCGCCGCTCCTGTATCCGACAGACCAATCGACGCCGTACGACTGCAGATCCGTGCGTGAGACTTCGGCGAAGCGGACTCGGATGTTGACCTGCTGCGACCCGTGCACGGTCATGTTGTTCAGCGGCGGCTGTTCCGGCGGCGAGAACGTTCGGGCGACATTGTCGATATCCGTTGCCTCATCGACGCCTCGTGCCTCACCTGTCGCAACAATGCGGGTCCCGAAAATCGAGAGATTTGTTGCCGAGTTCGGCTGCATTGCGCGCATCGCTTCATTGGCAGGCGCGACATCGGGGGTGACGCGGAACTGGGCCGTTGCCTCGATCCGCTCATTGCCTGTGACTGCAATGAGGTTGGTCAGGCCGGGTTTTAGGCCGAAGACATAGACCATCCCCGGCGACACGACCTGAAGGTCTGCGATCGTGGTATCCGCGATCAGGACGGATTCGACGGGTTCATTGAACCGCAGTAGGCGTCCTTGCCCGACCGGCAGGTCGACCGTTGGCTCGCTCGGCAAGGGCGACACGTTCTGTGCCATCGCGTCGGCAAGTGTGAACAAAAACGCCAGCAAGAAGCCGACCACGGTGATAGCGAGCCAGCGCATATCCTTCCGCCCGGCGAAAGCGGCGGATCGAGCGCCGGCTGCGGTATCGTGGATTGTCATGCCGTTCCCCTCCTGAGCATGTAGATTCCCCAACTGTCCCAATCCGTCCGGCTGGCATCATGAGATTGCCTCTTGTCCGGCTTTCGCCTCAGTCGATGGCAGCGACTGGGAGACATTGCGTGCGCCAACTTTGCCCGAGCGGCCAGCAATCGCGGCCAACGGCTGGACGTTGAATTCTTGTGCGAGTTCCTGGAAGGACAGAACCGGAAGTTCAATGGCATTATGCGTGAGGAGGCTTCGCATATGACGGCGTACATCCATCGCCGCGAGGACAACCGGTGAGACATCGGTGGAGTTCTGCGACAAGGCTCGTTCGATTTCGGTGACCAAAGCCTGTGCATCACCATCCGAAAGATTCAGGAATGTACCGGTCGATCTGGTTTGCACCGCGTTTCGCAGGATATCCTCAGCCGAGCGCTGCAGAACATAGGCTGCGATGATGTTGTTACGGCCAGCGGAGCGGAAGCTGATCTGGCGTTTCAAGGACGTGCGGATATATTCCGTAAGCAGGACGACGTCCTGTTCGCGTTGGCCCCATTCGATCAACGCTTCGAGGATCAGGCGCAGGTTGCGGATCGGCACGTTTTCGTCGACAAGTCGCCGGAGCACTTCCGCGATCTTCTGCAGCGGCACGATCTCCTGCGCCTGTCTAACCAGATCCGCATAATCCGGCTCCATGTCCGACAGGAGCCTGCGTGTCTCCTGGATCCCGACGAAATGGCCGGCATAGAGCCGAAGTGCATTTTCGGTCCATTTGGCCGCGGTTTCCGTCGGTGTGGAGAAGACGAAGCCGGCTTCTTTCAATGCCGATATGTGGCGATCATCGACCCACATGAATTTGCGCTGACCGACAATCGGAGAACCTTTTTCGTAAGTCACATCGAGCAGATCGAGATGTGTTGTGTCCGCTTCGACAAGAACGCGGTCAGCCGGGATTTCGGTATCCAGGATGGGTGCACCCTCCAGATCGATGCGCATGCTTCTCGGTGAAAGCACCTGGTCGACCTGCAGGCCGATAGCCGGAACGTCGACACCGAGATCGCCGAAGAGTTCGCGGCGCACGCCATCGGCGAGCGCGGCGAATTCGGGTTCCGGGATCGAGCGTCCGAGTTCGGTTCCGAAGCGTACAACGATGCGGTAGGAAGAAGGCAGTGTTCCGACGGGAGTTGCCGAAAGCGACGCCGGAGTTCCCTGTTGTTCGGTCATGGCGGTCTGGCCGATGTCTTTGAGCTCGGATTCCCCGGCGGTGCGGCGATTGATTGCATAGGCGCCCGCGCCGAAGCAGGCACCAAGGATCAGGAATACAATGGACGGAAAGCCCGGCACTATGGCAAGGCCGATCATGATCACCGCTGCAAGTGCGAGCGCACGGGAGTCCCGTAGCAGCTGGCTGGTTATTTGCCTGCCAAGGTCGCTCGTGCCGTCCGCGCTGCCGACGCGTGTCACCATCGTACCGGCGGCCACAGCGACCAGCAGTGCCGGTATCTGCGCGACCAGCCCGTCACCCACAGTGAGCAGTGAGTAGGTCGCGGCGGCGTCCCCTAGCGACATATCGTGCTGCAGCGTTCCGATCGCGAAACCACCAATTAGGTTGACCAGAATGATTACAATGCCGGCGATGACGTCGCCCTTGACGAATTTCATGGCGCCGTCCATCGCGCCGAACAGCTGGCTCTCACGCTCAAGCTGCTGGCGCAGACGGCGTGCCTCCGCCTGATCGATGTCTCCGTTGCGCAACTCGGCATCGATACTCATCTGCTTGCCCGGCAGCGCATCGAGCGTGAAGCGCGCGGCCACTTCAGCAACGCGTTCCGCGCCTCGCGCAACCACGATGAACTGCGCGACGGTGATGATCAGGAAGATGACAAGGCCCACCGCAATACTGCCGCCGACGACGAAAGTACCGAAGGCGGAAACGATCTCGCCTGCGTCGGCCTGGAGCAGGATCAGTCGCGTGGTCGTGATCGTGATCGCCAGCCTGAACAAGGTAGCGATGAGGATGACCGATGGCAGCGAGGAGAACTGGAGCGGATGAGAAACGTAAAACGAGGCCAGCAGGATAAGCACGCTGACAGCGATATTGGCGGTGATGAGAATGTCGACGAGGAAGGTCGGCAATGGAATGAGCATCATCACCACTGCGACCAGCATCAGGACTGCAATGACCAGATCGCTGCGGCGTGACAGCTTGGCAAGGAAGTGCAGAAGTCGCTCCGACACCGTCATTTGGCGGCTCGCTGCGATAGGAAACTCCGCAAGGCATTGTGCGCCTCGGCCTTGCGGCCGGCCACGAGCAACGCGCGGCTCTTCAGCAACGCCAACGTCGGGTGATCCATTCCCTCCAACGTCTCCAGCCTGGCAATCGTGGCAAGCGCCTTGTCCGCTTCGCCATCGAGTATGAGCAGATGCGCCAATGTCCGCAGGACGCCGGCATTTCCCGGCGAAAGCTGTGCAGCGATAAGCAGGTATGCCGCGCCCCGCTTCGCCTGCCCATCACACCCGTAGAGATAGCCCAAGACATGCAGCAGATGCACTGTGTCACGCGGATCGGTCAGGTTTCGATTCCTTCCTGTATCCGGTCAAGCAGATCGCGATGACGCTCGATTTCATCCTCCATCAGCGTTCTGGCGAGTGTCTTGAGTTGTTCGCCGCCCTCAAGATCGGGAACCAGATTCGCTACAAAATGCTGGAGAATAGGTACGGAGCGACGCAGGATGGCTGGCTCGGGAATGCCGGGCATGACGAAGTTGATAAGTGCCTCGTCGAGTGATTCGCCGGTCGTACCTTGAGCGGGCTGGAATTCCGCGGTTTCTGGCTTTTCCGTGCCAGCGGCCGATGTCGTCCCCTGAGCACGGCTTGCGGCCTTGTCGATGCCATTCATCCGCCGCCGGTTGATTGCCTGACCGCGCACGCCTTCCGCCTGCCGCACCTCGCGGCCGGCTGTGTCCATCCTCGCCGTATCGAATCGCGGCCCTTCAAGCCGGCGATTCACGGATATTTCAGCGCGACCGTGGCGCCGCCCTTCGTCAGGAGAAGTTCCGTCTCGCCGATGTGCGTGATGGTCCAACCGTCATTGGTGAACGCACCTTCATGATAGCGTGCGCCGTCGGCGGCGATGACATAGGGCCGCTCGCCATACCAGATCGCCTGCAGCGTCAGGCGCGGAGCCTGCTCGGCATTGCCGATTATGACATTGGAAACGAGGGGGATGTGCGCGCCGAACGCCTGGTCGAACCAAGATTGCGTTTCGGTCCAGACACCACTCTTGTCATTGGGGATCATACCCGAGACCACGAGCCGTCCAGGTGATCGTTGAACGGTCAATGTGCTGATGCCGGACTGCTCGAGGCGCAGCTTGAGCTGGCTTTCCGCGTCGGCGGCACCGTGTATCTGTGTTGGTGATGAATCGTCCAGGACGCTTTGTCCTGCCTCACCAGCGAAGGCCACTCTGATCGGTTCACCGTCTTGAGAGGATATCTTTTTGCCAATGTCGGGCTTGGCGAAAGAGAACCCATTCGCAGCGACGGAAACAGCGAATACGGCAAAGAGAACGCTGCCTGCAACCAGGAGGGGGCGATCGGAAACAGACCAGCGATTCTGCGGGCGTTCCCGGTTGACCAGCCGGATGTGGGCATCGGCGATACTTATCGTGAGCGGCAGCCTGCAGCGGCTGCCTTGGCCTTCATGGATAGTCTCGCCCGTGGCGAGTATGACATCGCCGCCGACGGCTTCGATTTCAATTTGGCTGCCCTTGCGCCGTAATCTTGCGTGGACCGGCGCGATACCGGCATCCCTGAGGACAATGTCCGACTCTGTGCTGGAGCCAACTGTGTATATAGGCTCGACCAGACTGAGTTCAGCGCCAGCGTGAAATCCGTGAATTACGCTGAGCGCAATGGAATGTCCGGATGCCGGGGAGCGGGCGATAATCGATCGGAGCCGGCGCGCGGGCGCCACGTCCCAATACCTGCCGATAGAATTAGCGGTCATGCCACTTCATCTCCCGCCGATGACCATTTTCAGACACAACCTGACGACGGCCGCGAAAC includes these proteins:
- a CDS encoding type II and III secretion system protein family protein, with the translated sequence MTIHDTAAGARSAAFAGRKDMRWLAITVVGFLLAFLFTLADAMAQNVSPLPSEPTVDLPVGQGRLLRFNEPVESVLIADTTIADLQVVSPGMVYVFGLKPGLTNLIAVTGNERIEATAQFRVTPDVAPANEAMRAMQPNSATNLSIFGTRIVATGEARGVDEATDIDNVARTFSPPEQPPLNNMTVHGSQQVNIRVRFAEVSRTDLQSYGVDWSVGYRSGGFEFNMFQDNGVPSDTGNFGLNMDQTHGINFDILIEALQRNGVVKILAEPNLTAMTGQTASFLAGGEIPVPIPQGTDVVTVQYKPFGVSLGFTPTLIGRNRIALHVQPEVSSLSEAGSVSANGFAMPSFIVRKADTTVEVASGQTFAIAGLFQQRTSRNLEKFPVLGDVPVLGPLFQSQRFQREETELVILITPYLVEPVRDSLATPLDRPAAKRHSRKRANDASAMGLIIK
- a CDS encoding FHA domain-containing protein, encoding MTANSIGRYWDVAPARRLRSIIARSPASGHSIALSVIHGFHAGAELSLVEPIYTVGSSTESDIVLRDAGIAPVHARLRRKGSQIEIEAVGGDVILATGETIHEGQGSRCRLPLTISIADAHIRLVNRERPQNRWSVSDRPLLVAGSVLFAVFAVSVAANGFSFAKPDIGKKISSQDGEPIRVAFAGEAGQSVLDDSSPTQIHGAADAESQLKLRLEQSGISTLTVQRSPGRLVVSGMIPNDKSGVWTETQSWFDQAFGAHIPLVSNVIIGNAEQAPRLTLQAIWYGERPYVIAADGARYHEGAFTNDGWTITHIGETELLLTKGGATVALKYP
- a CDS encoding tetratricopeptide repeat protein, with translation MRLHVVFLPVVAMLALAGCQTTKTDADQAKAQGPSSQSERLIKLADDIDARGDSDTAIALYQRAAAMPDAKPTAFVKAGAAYMRAGYPAEAARAYRAALAKAPNDGGAMLGLGSAMIETGDIDAGMRALAQAAPLVNTSSAYNRLGVAQTFAGQTGEAQTTFAQALKLAPGDLDVETNMALAAALEGNSTTALPLVQKISAAPNAQLHHKRNVVVVYGLLGQADQVRASPPIGLATKEVDTLLARARTIRSKGSTQARAKALGSILG
- the sctV gene encoding type III secretion system export apparatus subunit SctV; translated protein: MTVSERLLHFLAKLSRRSDLVIAVLMLVAVVMMLIPLPTFLVDILITANIAVSVLILLASFYVSHPLQFSSLPSVILIATLFRLAITITTTRLILLQADAGEIVSAFGTFVVGGSIAVGLVIFLIITVAQFIVVARGAERVAEVAARFTLDALPGKQMSIDAELRNGDIDQAEARRLRQQLERESQLFGAMDGAMKFVKGDVIAGIVIILVNLIGGFAIGTLQHDMSLGDAAATYSLLTVGDGLVAQIPALLVAVAAGTMVTRVGSADGTSDLGRQITSQLLRDSRALALAAVIMIGLAIVPGFPSIVFLILGACFGAGAYAINRRTAGESELKDIGQTAMTEQQGTPASLSATPVGTLPSSYRIVVRFGTELGRSIPEPEFAALADGVRRELFGDLGVDVPAIGLQVDQVLSPRSMRIDLEGAPILDTEIPADRVLVEADTTHLDLLDVTYEKGSPIVGQRKFMWVDDRHISALKEAGFVFSTPTETAAKWTENALRLYAGHFVGIQETRRLLSDMEPDYADLVRQAQEIVPLQKIAEVLRRLVDENVPIRNLRLILEALIEWGQREQDVVLLTEYIRTSLKRQISFRSAGRNNIIAAYVLQRSAEDILRNAVQTRSTGTFLNLSDGDAQALVTEIERALSQNSTDVSPVVLAAMDVRRHMRSLLTHNAIELPVLSFQELAQEFNVQPLAAIAGRSGKVGARNVSQSLPSTEAKAGQEAIS